The following proteins are co-located in the Campylobacter concisus genome:
- the napH gene encoding quinol dehydrogenase ferredoxin subunit NapH has translation MKFLILRRITQISILALFVLGNFYGVKILSGNLSSSLLFGKIPLSDPFALVQILLASFSAGINAIIGASIIFAFYALVAPRAFCSWICPINLLTDIAFKLREKFGFKGEKVLNVSKNLRYYLLALALILSLALSYPVFESVSYIGIIQRGVIYGSASALGIAVAIIAFDMFVLKRGICSHICPLGAFYATISKFALIRVKHDAQACTKCMKCKLICPEMQVLDMIGKESRSVSSSECISCGRCIDVCGDGALKFSIRNLRREK, from the coding sequence ATGAAATTTTTAATCTTAAGACGAATAACTCAAATTTCTATCCTGGCATTATTTGTCCTAGGAAATTTTTACGGAGTTAAGATACTTAGCGGAAATTTAAGCTCATCTTTGCTTTTTGGAAAAATTCCACTAAGCGATCCATTTGCTTTGGTTCAAATTTTACTTGCAAGCTTTAGCGCTGGCATAAATGCAATTATTGGAGCTAGCATTATCTTTGCATTTTACGCGCTAGTTGCTCCAAGAGCATTTTGTTCGTGGATATGCCCAATAAATTTACTAACCGATATCGCTTTTAAACTAAGAGAGAAATTTGGCTTTAAGGGCGAAAAAGTCTTAAATGTGAGTAAAAATTTACGTTATTATTTGCTGGCTCTTGCTCTTATATTAAGCCTTGCTTTATCTTATCCAGTATTTGAGAGCGTTAGCTATATTGGCATTATCCAGCGTGGCGTTATTTACGGCTCAGCTAGTGCTTTAGGCATAGCGGTTGCGATCATTGCTTTTGATATGTTTGTGTTAAAGCGTGGTATTTGCTCGCACATTTGTCCACTTGGTGCCTTTTATGCCACCATCTCAAAATTTGCCCTAATTAGAGTAAAACATGATGCCCAGGCTTGCACAAAATGTATGAAATGCAAGCTTATTTGCCCAGAGATGCAAGTGCTTGACATGATCGGTAAAGAGAGCCGCTCGGTTAGCTCAAGCGAGTGCATAAGCTGTGGCAGGTGCATTGATGTTTGTGGAGATGGGGCTTTGAAATTTAGTATTAGAAATTTAAGGAGAGAAAAATGA
- the napG gene encoding ferredoxin-type protein NapG, producing MGFSSRREALKFGAKVALLALGGGFVWSLSAKASPLMLLRPPGAKEEKQFLQSCIRCGLCVEACPFDTLKLSSLEDGISIGTPYFEPRKIPCYMCENIPCVPACPTGALDVNLVSTRGKLDINKAKMGVAVVDMKNCVAYWGIQCDACYRSCPLIDKALYLEYRRNERTQKHAFLLPVVDSDICTGCGLCERACITKKAAITVLNRDAVLGKVGDNYVKGWVKEDERRIDDADSKIKLDIKKATDYLNGGEL from the coding sequence ATGGGATTTTCAAGTAGGCGAGAGGCTTTAAAATTTGGAGCAAAAGTAGCGCTTTTGGCTCTTGGTGGAGGCTTTGTTTGGTCGCTTAGTGCCAAAGCTTCGCCACTTATGCTTCTTAGGCCTCCTGGTGCAAAAGAAGAGAAGCAATTTTTACAAAGCTGCATTAGGTGTGGGCTTTGCGTAGAGGCTTGTCCATTTGATACGCTAAAGCTTTCATCGCTAGAAGATGGCATAAGTATTGGAACGCCTTATTTTGAGCCTAGAAAAATTCCTTGCTACATGTGTGAAAATATCCCTTGTGTGCCAGCCTGTCCGACTGGAGCTTTGGACGTAAATTTAGTAAGCACAAGAGGCAAGCTTGATATAAATAAGGCCAAAATGGGCGTTGCAGTGGTCGATATGAAAAACTGCGTGGCATACTGGGGCATACAGTGCGATGCTTGCTACAGATCCTGTCCGCTCATAGATAAGGCCTTGTATCTTGAGTATCGCCGCAACGAAAGGACGCAAAAGCATGCCTTTTTACTTCCAGTGGTCGATAGCGACATCTGCACCGGATGTGGCCTATGCGAGCGAGCCTGTATCACTAAAAAAGCGGCCATTACCGTGCTAAATCGTGACGCGGTGCTTGGCAAAGTAGGCGATAACTACGTCAAAGGCTGGGTCAAAGAAGATGAAAGACGCATAGACGATGCAGACAGCAAAATAAAGCTTGACATTAAAAAAGCGACTGATTATCTAAATGGTGGTGAGCTATGA
- the napA gene encoding nitrate reductase catalytic subunit NapA, which produces MNRREFIKSAAASAACASAGIAVPSSLSAASEAEKGWRWDKAACRFCGTGCGIMVATKEGKIVAVKGDPEAPVNRGLNCIKGYFNAKIMYGEDRITHPLLRVNEKGEFDKKGKFKQVSWKQAFDVMEAQFRKAYDELGPHGIGVLGSGQYTIPEGYAAVKLIKGGFRSNSIDPNARHCMASAVLGFMQVFGIDEPSGCFDDIELTDTIVAWGANMAEMHPILWARVSDRKLSDPDRVKVVNLSTYSTRTSNLADIEIIFAPSSDLAIWNYIAREIVYNHPEMIDEEFVKKHCVFTAGPVDIGYGLRPDIHHKKYAPSELDTAATEKSKVLSEAEGVTLSYLGLKAGDTLENKNAAKAGDHWQITFEEFKKALDPYTLDFTAKVAKGDPNEDIEEFKKKLKALADLYIEKNRKVVSFWTMGFNQHQRGTWVNEQAYMVHFLLGKQALPGSGAFSLTGQPSACGTAREVGTFVHRLPADMVVANPKHRETTEKIWKLPAGTLNAVPGSHYVKMMRDVEDGKVKFIWVQVNNPWQNTANANHWIKAAREMDNFIVVSDPYPGISAKVADLILPTAMIYEKWGAYGNAERRTQHWRQQVIPVGEAMPDIWQMMEFSKRFKLKDVWGEKKLNDKVTLPNVLEAAKAMGYSEEDTLFDVLFANEEAKKFSANDPIMENYDNTEVFGDSRKVIGSDGKEFKGYGFFIHKYLWEEYRKFGVGHGHDLADFDTYHRVRGLRWPVVDGKETQWRFNTKFDPYAKKAAPNDKFAFYGNKNAALPTGDLKGVKNQEKTPLANKAKIFFRPYMDPCEMPSKEYPFWLCTGRVLEHWHTGTMTMRVPELYRAVPEALCYMHEDDAKNLGVMQNEIVWVESRRGKVKARVDLKGRNKPPVGLVYVPFFDENVYINKVCLDATCPISKETDYKKCAVKIYKA; this is translated from the coding sequence ATGAATCGACGAGAATTCATAAAAAGTGCTGCGGCTAGTGCTGCTTGTGCTAGTGCTGGTATAGCTGTGCCAAGCTCGCTAAGTGCAGCAAGCGAAGCAGAAAAAGGCTGGCGTTGGGACAAAGCTGCCTGTAGATTTTGCGGAACTGGATGTGGCATCATGGTTGCAACCAAAGAGGGCAAGATAGTAGCTGTAAAAGGTGACCCAGAAGCGCCAGTAAACCGTGGTCTAAACTGTATCAAAGGCTACTTTAATGCTAAGATCATGTACGGCGAAGATAGAATAACTCATCCACTTTTACGTGTAAACGAAAAAGGAGAATTTGACAAAAAAGGCAAATTTAAGCAAGTAAGCTGGAAACAAGCATTTGATGTCATGGAGGCTCAGTTTAGAAAAGCATATGATGAACTAGGACCTCACGGTATCGGAGTTTTAGGTTCTGGTCAATATACTATTCCAGAAGGTTACGCTGCCGTTAAGCTTATAAAAGGTGGTTTCAGAAGCAACAGCATCGACCCAAACGCAAGACACTGTATGGCAAGTGCGGTTCTTGGTTTTATGCAAGTTTTTGGTATAGATGAGCCATCAGGCTGTTTTGATGATATCGAGCTAACTGATACTATCGTAGCTTGGGGCGCAAATATGGCTGAGATGCACCCGATCCTTTGGGCACGCGTAAGCGATAGAAAGCTTAGCGATCCTGATAGAGTAAAGGTTGTAAATTTAAGCACCTACTCAACTAGAACATCAAATTTAGCCGATATCGAGATCATTTTTGCTCCGTCATCTGACCTGGCTATTTGGAACTACATCGCTCGCGAGATAGTTTATAACCACCCTGAGATGATAGATGAAGAATTTGTTAAAAAACACTGCGTCTTCACAGCTGGCCCAGTTGATATCGGATATGGTCTTCGCCCAGACATCCATCACAAGAAATATGCTCCAAGCGAGCTAGACACAGCTGCGACTGAGAAGTCAAAGGTGCTAAGCGAGGCTGAGGGCGTTACACTTTCTTATCTTGGACTAAAAGCTGGTGATACGTTAGAAAACAAAAACGCTGCAAAGGCTGGCGATCACTGGCAAATAACATTTGAAGAGTTTAAAAAAGCTCTTGATCCTTACACGCTTGACTTTACTGCAAAGGTGGCAAAGGGCGATCCAAACGAAGATATAGAAGAATTTAAGAAAAAACTAAAAGCACTTGCCGATCTTTATATCGAGAAAAACCGCAAAGTTGTAAGTTTCTGGACTATGGGCTTTAACCAACATCAACGTGGTACATGGGTAAATGAGCAAGCTTATATGGTGCATTTCTTGCTTGGCAAGCAAGCACTTCCAGGCTCAGGAGCATTTTCTCTAACTGGCCAACCAAGTGCATGTGGTACCGCAAGAGAGGTTGGAACATTTGTTCACCGCTTGCCAGCTGATATGGTTGTCGCCAATCCAAAACACAGAGAGACAACTGAAAAAATTTGGAAACTACCTGCTGGCACACTAAATGCCGTTCCAGGCTCACACTACGTAAAAATGATGCGTGATGTTGAAGATGGCAAGGTGAAATTTATCTGGGTTCAAGTAAATAACCCATGGCAAAATACCGCAAATGCAAACCACTGGATCAAAGCGGCTCGCGAGATGGACAACTTCATCGTTGTAAGCGATCCTTATCCAGGAATTTCTGCAAAAGTGGCTGACCTTATCCTCCCAACTGCGATGATCTATGAAAAATGGGGCGCATATGGCAATGCCGAAAGAAGGACCCAGCACTGGAGACAGCAAGTGATTCCAGTTGGCGAAGCGATGCCTGATATTTGGCAAATGATGGAGTTTAGTAAACGCTTTAAGCTAAAAGACGTTTGGGGCGAGAAAAAACTAAACGACAAAGTGACGCTCCCAAATGTGCTTGAAGCTGCAAAAGCTATGGGATACAGCGAAGAAGATACGCTATTTGACGTGCTTTTTGCTAACGAAGAGGCTAAGAAATTTAGCGCAAACGATCCGATCATGGAAAACTACGACAATACAGAAGTATTTGGCGATAGCAGAAAAGTGATCGGCTCAGATGGCAAAGAATTTAAAGGATATGGATTTTTCATCCACAAATATCTTTGGGAAGAGTATAGAAAATTTGGCGTTGGTCACGGTCACGACCTAGCTGACTTTGACACTTACCACAGAGTAAGAGGTCTAAGATGGCCGGTAGTTGATGGCAAAGAGACTCAGTGGAGATTTAATACTAAATTTGACCCATATGCTAAAAAAGCTGCTCCAAATGATAAATTTGCATTCTATGGCAACAAAAACGCAGCCCTTCCAACAGGCGATCTAAAAGGCGTAAAAAATCAAGAGAAAACTCCTCTTGCAAACAAGGCAAAAATTTTCTTCCGCCCTTACATGGATCCATGCGAGATGCCAAGCAAGGAGTATCCATTCTGGCTATGTACTGGCCGTGTGCTAGAGCACTGGCATACAGGCACGATGACTATGCGTGTTCCTGAGCTTTATAGAGCCGTCCCAGAGGCGCTTTGCTACATGCATGAAGATGATGCTAAAAATCTTGGCGTAATGCAAAATGAGATCGTTTGGGTCGAATCACGCCGTGGCAAGGTAAAAGCAAGAGTTGATCTAAAAGGTAGAAATAAGCCGCCAGTAGGTCTTGTTTATGTGCCTTTCTTTGACGAAAACGTATATATAAACAAAGTATGTCTTGACGCTACTTGCCCAATCTCAAAAGAGACTGATTATAAAAAGTGTGCGGTTAAAATTTACAAAGCATAG